AATTGAATGTTATAGATCATTTATAGAACTGTCATCCGAGATAGCAACACCCGAGAATCATGTCTACCTGTTAATTCGGATACGAGAGGCTCTAACGTATTGTCTCCGACAAATGATCGTTTCCTTCCTCGCCAGAACTCGTATCAGTGACCTGACCAGTTTTCGGAGTGACGTTTATTCTTGTTTGCTTATGTCAATACGCGATATACACTCGGCTAGTTTAAAATCCACCACCCGATCGTTCGGAACAAAAACCGTCTCGTAAAGTTTTATGAACTGGACCGGTCTATGGAGTCGTAGGTGCAAATTTGCCAGTCGAGTCCGAAAAATTGACACATTGAATTGTTCAACCGAACCATTAAAACCGTTATTTACACGTCGCCTATTGGAAGTTCacaaattgtgttccttagttttacTTTTACAAACGAagtataattactagacagcggatctttatgcatttatgacaaaaatgtttaggtgtgatttaaaacagtaaaaacattagaagaattatagATACAGGCCTATCGTTTTCGAACTATcaaaaatattaagaaagaaaataagttcctattttccagtttcttgcaattcaggtagaacatacttattttccataaagatccgctgtccaataATTACTTGGTGACATTTCCGaatgaaattgtttaaatattttcagtTTAGTTACTGAAGGAATACATATAGCTACTgctttataactagacagcggattttatgcatttatgacaaaaatgggtaggcataatttaaaacagtgaaaacgttagaagaattaaaaaatactgttatattacttGCAACTTATTAagcatattaaccccttgctgtattttaacgagtcagacttgtcctgaagattttaacaaagtctaataaatatgaatcttacgcgtttcttttaagATGAAATAAATGTTGActcgtttgtaattaatatttaaaaattaaaatgaatgtagccatacaaaaaatataaattttcttttcccttttacgacatttttggggctAAAGACGTTGTTTTAATCGCtcgaactgtaaagaaaatgatacggcaaggggttaagaaagaaaatagatttctatttcttaTTTAAATGATCCGCTGTCTTTTCATAATAATATCAACAGTTGGACAAAAGCTTGAGgttattatataatatcaataaatattttaagaatTCACTGTTGCAAATTCTAGATAAGTATTTCTCAAATAATCTCTCAACACTAGCAGCAATCTCAATGATATATGAACAACTTAGCAGTGCctttcaatattattatttaatacagAAGTATCAACACCGTCACGTATGGGCAACACTAACCTAGATTTAGAgccaatattaaaattaaattttgttaagAGTTTCAGAATGCGAAGCAGTTGAAGTAACAATAAGTTGGATGTGAGATTTCCTTAAGATCTATTTTAGCTTCTATTCTTCTACAAcgtttgaattattaattcaataattaatacTCGTAATTCAATAACAAAACTGTTATCTAGGACAATGTTGGATGACATAAAGTGCAAATTTAACAGGAGAGCACGATTTGACGGAAGAGCGATAAAAGCTAAAGTAGATCTTAAGAAAATCTCGTATCCAACGTTGCTCCAACCACCAATGTCTGATTAAACTtccaaaattgataaaataatctTGATGTTACAAGAACTATCAGGCTTGACATTCGGCACTTGTGAACTTCCTCCCGATCAAACACAATATTCTCAACTTCCGACAGGCGAGACATAGCAAGACAGAATTGCAAACCGACAGGAAGCGACGGGTTCCGCGTGCGGCTCGTGGAGCACGATCGCGAGCACTTGTAGCagctgtcaaaccgtttgctcCGGCGAAACGGCATCAGCATTTTTTTCGGAAAACGACGAACAACATTGAACGTTCTGTCAACCGATCGTCGATCTCGTTTGCGCGCGGCACACTCGGTCGAGCGACGGAACACGAACGGAGCACAGACACAATGGTAACATTGATGATTCGTCGAACGGGTCGTAACGAGCGGGAGGGCTCGGGTCCAGTCCCGAAAATCGGGCCCGATCGGCAAGACATTGACAAGAACGGTTTGGCGTGGCTCCGGCCGGTCACATTGAACTTCACTATGCGATCTATCATCCGTCAAGTAGTCGCGGCAGCCTCCTGCGAACCTGTCGGACGCGAGCAGCACAGTATGACCTTTCGGGCCTGGCACGGATTCATTCATAACCCGTCAGCCGCGTGTGCACACGCGGGGAGGGAACAGGGGGGAAGGAGGAGGGAAAAAATTTACGAGCGACCGAGAATTCAACCcattaaacaaacaaacaaacaaaagaaaaaggaaaacaaaggataggggggtgggggggtgtgAGAGAAGGCTGCACTATTAACTCGGCGCGCACAGATGAGGCTAAAAAGAGGACACGATCCCCGTCTAATCAATGTCTGGCCGTGCGGATCGACTCCGGGAAGACTGGTCCCGTCGCCGAGCGGCAAATTAGAAGAGGCtcgacaaacaaacaaaaaaaaaacaatactgataataacaataataacgatatatgtatactagaATCTATATGGTATATATACTTTGTTCGAACGGgatgagagaaaaaagaaatggtACCTGTGCTGCTTGAGGTTGTCCTGCCGCTTGAAGGACTTTCCGCAGACCTCGCAAGTGAAGGTCACGTCGTCCTTATGGCTGCGCTCGTGGATCATGAGGTTATAGGGCTTCGTGAAGCGCCGCTGGCAGTACTTGCAGACGAACTCTACCGTGCACTTGGCGCGCATCTTCTGCCGGCGGCCGAACTCCCTGCCGTGCCCCTCTGTCTCCATCGGCATTATCGCGAACATCCTTATAAATTCCCACCGCTCCTTCTCTTGGTCGACTCTCTGTCTCCTTTCCCTCTACCTCCTCTCTCACGGTCCTGCTAACGCCTCGAGTCACTCCCTCCACCGGTTCTCAGCCTGCTCTCCtgcctctctcgctctttcaccgttctctttctctctctctcactctctcgtttCGACGGGGTTCCTCCTGGGATCCCTCTCTCGTCGACTAACTCTTGTgtgcgtttctctctctctttctctctctttctggttGGAGTCTCTGTGACCGTGTCCGTGTTCGTCTGTCTCTCTGGCTGCTGGCCGTGTGCGTGTGTCGCTCTTCTCCTCCCGCGCAAACCTAGTCCCGACCGGCTAACTTCTGGGAGTGAGATCACTCCGGCTGTACCCCCTCGTGCGTGGATCCTCGTACCTCTCTCTACCTGCGGGAAATAAAGGAGCAATGATTTTTCGGATCGATCCACGGCAGAGCATCTCGCTCCAGCCACGATCGCCTCGGTTCGCGATCCTCTCTTTTCACCGACTATTCTGGAAAACTGAACGGCTCCGGCAAGATCGGAGTTTTCAGTCAATGGAGAAGCATTGTTGATGGTTAGTCGCTTTGGAAATGTTGTTACAATGTCGGGGAGTGTTGCTGATGCCACGGGAAATAGAGATTCTTGGGTTTATGGACCAACCGAGAGGATGACAAGTTGCGACTTGCGTTCGACTGACGTGTCAATTTGCCGTACAGAAAAGTTGCATCGGTGATTCGATCCGAGAAGCACGACCATTTGATTGGATCGCTCGGATTCTTGTGCAATTGGAATTGATGTTAGTGTAACTGGACTTGTACTCATTTATTTGATTCCTTAGACAATAGGGTTTCTCagctgttaacactaaacctaactGTGATGCCTTATGAAAATGACATAGAATTTATGTAGATTTTCTGTGATTTTACTGTGTGCTGGGATACAAAAATGTGTATAATCATTTCCAGTAGaagcatcattataatttcaataattgtgaaatgaaaaagcAGAAACCGCTTAGAAAAAAGCAGAAACCGTTTGGTGTTAACAATGCGAATGTTGcgagtggattttatgcatttctaataaaaatgagtaCACGAAATTTGAAACGGTAAGATTCGAAGAGTTTAAGAATAGTGTTCtcaactaaaattattaaaggtaGCAAGACATTTCTAGTTGGCTTGCGTTAGCTgcaattaacgaagacaattttccataaagatccacagtataGTTAGTTCGCCGAATGAGAGCTCGGTCACGAGTTCGATAAATTCCACGGTAATGTACCTCACAGTAACTCGAAAGttacaatttaacgcagtgaTTACTCCGTTGACTTAATTGACGTAAACTTTGGATTATCAAACAGGTTTCGAAGACAATAAAACCCACATTCATTTCTGTTAACTgttgtacaatatgaaggttcaGACAATCGCGAATAAATTCGAGGAATGAACAACTTGGTATTCAGTATCCGTCACTGTTAATTTCATTCAGCCATCGCAATTATCGTCATAGCCAACGAACATACCATTCAATTTGGAGAATAGAACTTTCTTTTCACCGCTAAAGGTGCACACTCTAAAATGATCATTCCTAATCACTGACCTCATCATTTTGGTGGTCAAGGGTACGCAATTTAAATATACACCTTTTCTACGAAGTTTCAAAGCCAATATTACGCTATTCAtataatgtaatttgtaatacgCACGTCGTTATTTAAAATTGCAATGCGTATAGCATGCTCTTTGAAGAATTTCTAGCTTTTCTACAATATCTTCTGATTTTACAAGAGAGTAAATTGCATTTCACATGTTGAACAAATAGAAACGATCCCACCCCTATTAAGAAACCTTGAACgtctttaaacaatttattctaAAAGCCAGAAGAAAGACCTGTACAGTGTTCACCAACTCTGGAGATTTCCACGAGAGCGAAACCATGAAAAATCTAGAGACAAGTGAATAAATTGCATTCGATAGAACAACGTAGCTACAGAGGCAGTCGCTGAAACAAATTCTGGCAGCGACCGCGTCGAACGAATAGAAATTAACCCTCCCCATTAAAACATCTTTGTTCACCAACTGTGGACATTTTTCGAAACAGCTGGAACGTTCCAGCAGAGTCACCGCTGTGCTATGAAAAATCTAGAACAGCGTGAAATGGGCGTCACCGTCTCGGCGGAGCAATTCTACAATCAGCTAGAGCAGATACGCGAAGTGGGACGAGTCCGTGGATTAAAGGGGCATAAAACGAAACTGGAGCACGGTGTCCGAAGCGGCGGCGTCTTCCGAGAATCTTTGGTGAAACGCGTGGCATTCGTTGGACGAGTTGCGGGAGCGCGGAAGGGCTCGGATCAATCAGAAGCGTGACCAAATGAAAGCAGCACGTGAAGTGGCTCAGTTCTTGACCGGTAGTCGAAAAGAAGTGGTCCCGCGGAGTGGAGAAGGCAGCAATAAAAAAGGCCCCCGGGGTCCAATCGCGCGGTGTAGCGCGGCCATTGTGCAGGAGCCACGTCCGGTGCTACTGGTAGCGCAAGGTAAGCACACGGCGCACGCTCGAATAAAGTGGCGTGTCCGAATGAGTAATAAGCGTGGCTGGGCGTATCCTGGTTGGTTAGGCTGCCTAACGGCGGTGGGGCCTAATCGGAGCTGCGTGTTACGCGCGAGAGTCTGCTATAGCCGCTTTTTTGCTCCGCTTTCCATCCTCATCACGCTAACTCCGAGATGACGTGCTGCCACCCGTCGATCTCGCTCTTCAACACCGAGCTGTCCATTTGACTGGACCTCCACTGATCACATGACTATATATTCTGTCTTCGGATTGGTCATCGTCTGCTTTTCAACCGACGCACtggtggggtatttggccgatctagctggccaaaagtcgatttcGTCAAACTCATCCCAGGTAAAAATGAGTTGTTACgtggaaaagttgaatattgggGGGTCATTAAACCATCGGTTTTTCCCCGATTTGACATTTCCGTACGGAGGTATGATCACTTGAAGTTTAGTCATTTAGTACGGTGCTTGTGCCTTTCGTCGTGTCGTCCGCATTAGCAACGTTCGAAGTGAAATAGTTTTAATCACGAAAGTTATTTTAAGAAAACCGTTTATGGATATTGTTGTAACAGGCAAGTGTGTGTATTTCACACAATTTTAATCAGATATGTgttcatttcaataaattaacaGCAAGTGAAAAAAGTCAATTTGAAGGCAGTTTTAATCTCAAAGTACATACAATCGGAAGGAATTAGTTGTACGTCCTGGTCCGTCCCGATAATGTTTGTTTAGCCATTGTAAAGTGGAAGGTTTCAGCTTTATTTTAGTGTAAAAAACAGTTACGAATATTTACGAATTCATAAGTTATCGTTAAAATAAGATTTTGTAAAcgtgaatgatattttttaaagtGATGTTTTACCCGATTTAAAAGCATTTATTATTATCTTAGGGCCATctaatgttcaaatatttacACGGAGGCAAATATGGTGCATTATTCAGCAACTTCAAAATGTCAATGTAAATGCAAAGTTGACATATGCCGAGAACTACTTGtgtaatcaaaagaagaaattcgAAACTAATTTTCCTATATATATTAAGTCGGAAAGAAAGCACAGATGGACGGGGCAGCATCTCGGAAAGAAGaggtttttttaaaaaaaaatctaagTTGGCTTGACAAAACTTTTGAACTgcaaagacgttagtgtttacttacttgtgtaacgtcttagtacgacagtaatggtattttagagttattcaaattgaaatatctcctgaactactaacttttcgacatacataggttagtacttttttataacgaatgtccagctgcattatattatattatccaTTATATTAATGTGgatgtattatatattatattatattatatggtgAAATAGgttatattgtttatattatagtaATTCACGCATATTGTTAAATTGGTCAAAAATAatactttcaataaaaattgttaatttttatttttttataattatttttttaaagatgAAATACTATATATAAGTTAGTAGGTACATTTTAAACGCGTTAAGCAAAAAgaataattttggccagctagattgatcaaataccccactgtgcgacgttcgAAATGATCGGAAGAGTTTAAGGGGCAGACTCGTTTTGgactcaataatgcaaagatggggtatttcagtagtcaaaagcgctagataaaagatcaatctaggccacgatcctcctcaaaagtcctacttgTACGTTTACAAGGCATAAgttgcattatttggaagcatactgctgcgcatgtagctgttTTCCTAAAgatgcgacagctacatgctgccgaataatgcaaattgcgcctcgtgaacgtaaaaatGGCACTTTTTAGGACGATCGTGGCcgagattaatcttttatctagcgcttttgagtaCTGAAGAACCCCAACTTTCATTATCAAAAAGTGAGAAGGCGCATTCTTAACTGGTAGCTGTTCTCTTATTAttatgttattaatagactgcggatctttatgcatttatggaaaaattggTTGGCCGAAATATGAAACACTTAATACATCAAAgacgttaagggatgaaatcaatttttatgttattcctgcttcccacaatcaatgcaaaacatttttattttgcattaagatccgcagtctagttattaaatatgacaagattgattttatatagattttgtgcggctcctataaTAATACGTGCTTCACTAAAGACATTTATACAACCAATTCTTATAATATAACATCatttttttactatttcaataattgtaaaatgacaaatctggaaccagtcattttggtcggtgatggtaggtttagtgttaagaatatTGTTTCCAACTAAAATTATCGAAGATAGAAAGACATTTCTCCTTGGCTTCAAGTTAATTTTCCATAAACATTCGCGGTCTAGTTAGTTCGCCTAATGAGAGCTCGGTCACGAGTTCGATAAACTCAGTATTCCGACAATGGTGGCTCGGATAAATTCCACAGATTTTCGAAAAGATTAGTCGAAGATGCTTGAAACGCACTCGTTCGCTCTTCAACACCGAGCCACTTGACTTGAGGGCACTTGAAAGAAACCTGAAGCTCGTTGTGATTTACTGACGAGACTCTCTGGCACCCATTTCACTCTTCAACTATCCACTTGACTCGACAGTGAAACCGGTCcaataatttgaaaatattgttgtattgacacgttcgctaccagcatttgtttcgttgcttactttccttgttcgaaagttttattaaatgcaacgtacccaattttgatttattaaaacagtttagcagaacaaagtcacagattctctgaaaattatgcattctactatgactttaaccctttgcactcggttgtcccctctgacgcaccactaaaaattgctgtcccattattcaaaatattgtttacattattaaatatatcggtatttaaTCTATTACTACACAGTTAGGTATtgtgtatgaggtattataccaatttcatatccatagaatttcaaaaaaattataggcaatggaaatattctatatCGGAAGAAAtagttaattttccagttaaaatagctccgagtgcaaaggtttaaacaatgatgtgcataaaattaattttactgtttttaagtgaactgtcagattgTGGATGTCACATgtatttgtgacggtggtagcgaacaggTTAACTTTcaattattaacccttagcacttacTTTACTTTTAGTGTGACACAGGGTTACGAAAATACCACGTGAATTGTACAATTTTGCCGGCCTACTTAAATTattaactattgggttggcaagaaagtaatctcAGTAATTTGAGGTGAAATAGAGAGcccattttttttattcaagcaatgaactttaacgaataagatattttcccttttgttcgatgatcttttgccaaaaagaataaataagaaaatattttattgattaaagttcatggcttgaataaaaaaatttcaccttaaaataccgaaattactttcttgccaacccaatatctgTCTTGGGAATAAATATTCAAGAGAATCACGCATTGAGCTCAGAGAAATAGATTCAAAAGTTTTATAGAAGACATTTCGTATGTGAGGATTAGCAACTAGACGATCTAACTAACGTTTAGGGTAATATACTTTCCTAATACTTtcaaaaaatgagtttatcagttattttatatcacattattttaaactagatTAATTCAATgtcatttttacgatattgtccaAAATTAACcattagatagtgcttgttatttcaacattatatggaattcatttagtgttaatatccttttcctttaaatatctcgaaacaatttGAAGTGGTCATAATTCTGGAACTATTGgctgtaaaatcgaaaaataaattactACAATATTATTGTTCACTACACTTTTGAATCATGCATTGAAATCTCGATAAAATTAGCTGTAACGTTGGAACATCATAAGATATGTTTTCCAAGGTGCCACGAATTCTTTAATGCCTGAAAATTGCCAGAAAACTGTaagaattgtaaaaattttgtgTACCTTTTGATACAAATCTTACTGTGTTTTAATTTCCTTTTGAGATCCGGCGATCGTTGAATTAAAAAGGATAAATGTTTCAAGCAACAGCTAATTACATTCGACGGTGCAATTTTGTTACGGTTGAAAACATCCCGAGATAAAGAAACTATATGATATATGACGTTCGAGATTAAAACTGCTACttgatttttattaatatccTGTGTAAATTAGCTGTGCACATTGACTTCGTAATTAAGTCCGTTGCCTCCAGCCTAATTAATATCCTAGTTCGATCGTACAATCTTCATAAATTACCGGAAGTTGAGTAACTTGTATGTAAACTAGGCGAATTCATAATGATCGATAGCAGAGACGAAGAATCTGGATTAAAATGCATTCGAGCTACTTGACTTTGCTTAGCATGAGAATGTGAGAATTTTTTTGAGCCCATAAATCTAAATCGTAATTATCTTCATTATAGTTCGTGCAGTTTTTTATGCTGCTGTCTGTTATCCAATTTACTATCATAAATTGCAAATTTCTCGTCTGGAGTTCGcttcttttacaattttaagaaacatttttcatcAATATTTTCTTGAATAAGATAAATCTTAAAACTCCGACCACGTGAACATCGAAAATTAAACaatgtttttaaaatatctaacttaattcaaatatttccattctccagATATTTTTGTTCGAAGTTCTAGGTATCTATTCACTGTTCAGTTTTGGACTGCTCttataattaaagtagagatgaataattaaaagtaaattttatataaatttaaaattgaggggATTTTAAACTCATTTAGCCCTAAAACTAATAGAACCCTTGCTGCATTCTGACGAGCCATTCATTTTAGATGAAGTAAAATttaattcgtttgtaatcaatatttaagcattaaaataaatgtagccaaacAAAAACTATacattttctcttctcttctacgacatctTTAAAGCGGTTAAAACAGTATTTTATAGAatatttttgttgaaaaatcatgagaaaagtacaaaaaatttgttttaatttatttatacgaaGCAAAAGGTGTCGCATTCTGGAAGGATGTAAGTCCAGAAAGTGTTCGAAACATAAAAATGGGACTCAAGAGAAAATGCCGATGAGAAATCGATCGGTCAGAAAACAGCAGCAAAGTGAACAGCCAAGAATAGACACACCTGGAGCTTTAAACCGGAATATCTTGAAAGTGAAAACGTGTGACTTACGTTATTTCGCCTTACCGccgtactgtaatatattccTCCGACCCAGACCGAACGTCTATCATTACCAGCGCCATGACAGCAAATCTTATGCCGAGCGGCAAGTTCGTCTGCTCGCGTGTCGCGATGAAGAGGTCAAAGTTAATGTATGATAATATATGATAATGCGATGTATGTGAAAGCACGCATTTAAGATCGCGTAGCATGTCGAAGGGATCCAGAGGACGAGCCCACGAAAAACACTGTTGTCATGTATTAGAATCCTCTCTGTGTTATCGGAGGAAGATCTACGAGTCCTTCGACacgaaataaaaagaattgcCCAAGAATGATGCGTTTCGAAATCTCGTTAATATGAGGCTGGAACGAacgttcgtagcgtttgtaaattattataaaattgaaagctaaaattcagataattattcatacatttatttaataacatattttccattttgtcctATTGGTTTTCgcaattttcgaggtaacttctcgtgttctTGAATAAACATATCGcacccccgcaagaaaagtgacacaactcaagAATGCAAcatttgagaaaaatcaacttaaagaataCTGTAAAACTTATATTGAAATAGTTTAAGCTTCTTTTAAATTTCAGGTAAGTGTAATGAATTGCActtcatacatatttttcaatgacataacctcaaaattgcctgtttttgacttgtgtcacttttcttgcgtGGTTGCGATACGAATAAattccttaattttatcttcaattttttatttgaaagcgttacgaactttctttccgatagAAGAACGAATCGCGACGTATTGGACGTACACGAAATTTGTCCCTCGAATTAGTCCCCGGTCGTTTCGGAGTTACAACAGAACGGCGAGTGACGTCCCTCTCGGTTGTAAAATACAAGATCGAGCCGTCGCGAAGAATAATGGAGTTGTTTAACCGGGCTCCGACGAGAATACAATTATAGCATTAAGCCGGGGAACCGGCGCATTCGATTTCTTAATCTTGTTAGACACGCGTCCCGCAATTCGATCAAGCTGTCGTCTTCTAAGGACCTCGAATGATCCTTCACTCGTGAACGCGAGCACGTTCAACGGAATCGGAGGTCCGCGCTTGTCAGAGCCTAAAATTATTGTTCGCGTTGGTCTCCGCAACCCGTGTCGTGATTCGCATCGCTTACGCACCGCATTTCTGCCCCTAACTGACGCAGAATTTCAGGGAAAGTACcgaatttttcagaaatttaTCGGCTATTTTATTGTGGACTTTGATCGAAGAATTTGGTTGTTCAAAGGATTGATTCACCTTTTgagatttttaacattttcatttaCTTTAACCTTAGTATAACTAGTAGCTCGCGGATTTTACACATTTATGCCACAAAAATGACGAGTACTGTTATGTTAGTTTCAATTTATTGAAGTTATTCAGACAACAAATTCGTTCTTATTTGGTTCTACCGTCTGGTAAGATCAAAAttcatttgttttattaattatatctaATAATCAGAATTAATAGCACGGAATAATAAAAGTTGGGAaatttttgaata
The sequence above is drawn from the Lasioglossum baleicum chromosome 8, iyLasBale1, whole genome shotgun sequence genome and encodes:
- the Drm gene encoding odd-skipped family member drumstick isoform X2, which translates into the protein MFAIMPMETEGHGREFGRRQKMRAKCTVEFVCKYCQRRFTKPYNLMIHERSHKDDVTFTCEVCGKSFKRQDNLKQHRCGWR
- the Drm gene encoding odd-skipped family member drumstick isoform X1; amino-acid sequence: MFAIMPMETEGHGREFGRRQKMRAKCTVEFVCKYCQRRFTKPYNLMIHERSHKDDVTFTCEVCGKSFKRQDNLKQHRSIHSVPYKGSNGYSNGYSNGYSRY